The following DNA comes from Amycolatopsis albispora.
AACAACCTGGTGCTCGAACTGCTCCGCGTGTTCTGGCGGGTCTTCCGCTCGCTCGACGGTGACCTGCCGCGTGGTGACGAGGAAACGCCCGCGCTGGTGGCGAGCTGGCACCGGGACATCCTGGAAGCCTTGCGCACGCGGGACGAAGCCGCGCTGCACACCGCCGTCGAGGCGCATTTCCGCGGGATCAGGGCCAGGGTGTCCGGTTCGGTTGCGCGGTTCGGCTGACGTTCACCTCGCCGTCTTCCGCTGGCGATTTCCATGCGCTGAGGTGAGGCCGGAGACCTTCGACGGACTGGGGAGCGGCAGTGGGCAGGATTCGTTCAGGTGCGGTGCTGGTGCTCGCCGGGGTGCTCGCGATGCCGCCGGTGGTGGCCGCGGCCGATCCGCTGGCCGCGCCGCTCGGCCCGGTACCGGCCGAATCGGCCCCGGCGGCCTCGTCCTCCGGCGAGGCGACCGCCCGCGTCGCCGCGGCGGCCCCGGACGACGGGCTGGTCACCGGTTCCGCCACCAGCGAGGTGGCACCCGGCCTCAGCCTGACCCAGTTCGACCGCTTCGACCCGCTCGGCTGGATCCGCGGTGACACGCTGGAGGTCGACCTGGCCACCGGGTCGCTGAAACCGGCCTACCTGAACCCGGGTGCGGTCGCCGCCCGCGCGCCGCTGTCCGAGCAGGTCGCCGCGGCGGGCGCGGTCGCCGGGGTGAACGGCGACTTCTTCGACATCAACGCCACCGGCGCCCCGCTCGGCGTCGGCATCGGCGGCGGGCAGCTGCACACCGCGCCCGCGCAGGGCCACAACTTCACCGCGGCGATCACCGCCGAGGGCAAGGCGCGCCTGGCGTCGGTGTTCCTCGACGCGACCGTGACGCTGCCCGGCGGCCCCATCAAGGCGACCAACTTCAACGGCGCGGTGCTGGCGAAGGACGGCATCGGCGTCTACACCCCGTTGTGGGGCAGTGCTTCACGCAAGACCTCGGTCGCCGGGGCGGCCAAGGTGCTCGAAGTCGAACTGCGTGACGGCAAGGTCGCCCAGCTGCGCCCGCAGCCGGTGGACGGCCCGATCGCCGCGGGCAGCACGATCCTGCTCGCCCGCGACGCCGGGGTGGACGCGCTCGCCGGGCTCGCCGTCGGTGACCCGGTTTCGGTCGCGTACGCGCCCCGCAGCGACGCCGGGGAGCTGGCGGTGGCGGTCGGCGGCAACAAGGTGCTGCTCGCCGACGGTCAGCTGCAGCCGGTCGACACGGTGGCCATGCACCCGCGCACGGCGGTCGGCTTCTCCGCCGACGGCAGCCGAATGTGGTTGTCCACTGTGGATGGACGACAGGCGGACAGCCGCGGCATGACCGAACTCGAACTCGCGCGGCACATGCAGTCGCTGGGCGCGGACGACGCGATCAATCTCGACGGCGGCGGCTCGTCGACGCTGCTCGCCCGCGAAGAGGGCGACGTGGCGGCGTCGGTGCGCAACTCGCCGTCGGACGGCGGCGAGAGGACCGTGCCGAACGGCCTCGGGTTCGCCACCACGCCGGGCAGCGGCAAGCTGACCGGGTTCGCCCCGCATCCCGAGCAGGAGAGCGAAAACGCCGACCGCGTGCTGCCCGGGCTGTCCCGGCGCCTGGTCGCGGGCGGGCACGACGAGTCCGGCGCGGCGGTCGGCGTGAAGCCGATCTGGCGGAGTTCGCGCGGTATCGTGCGCGACGGGGTTTTTGTGGCCACGCCAGGGGAACGCGCCACCGTCGAGGTGGAGGCGAGCTACCGCGGCACCCGGGGCAGCACCGAGCTGACCGTGCTGGGCGAGCCGGTCCGGCTGGGCACCAGCACCGAGCAGGTCGCGTTGTCCGGCGCCGGGGCGTCCGGTGACTTCCAGGTCTACGGCTACGACGCGGACGGTTACGGCACCTGGCTCGAACCGTCCGACGTACAGCTGGAATTCGACCAGTCGGTGGTGCGCGTCGAGCCCGACGGCGACCGGTTCGCGGTGACCGCGCTGGTGCCCGCGGGCGCGACCGTGGTGACCGCGAAGGCGGCCGGGCTGGTCACGCACTTCGTCATCTCGGTGGGCAGCGAACCGCGGCTCCTGTCGCCTTTGGACGGTCCGGCGGGCTGGACGGCCTCGGTGTACCCGGCCGTGGTCGGCGCGGTGCTGAGCGAGGGTGATGGCCGTGACGGCGGCCGCGGCCTCGCGCTGGACTACCGGCTCACCGGCACCACCGCGACCCGCGCGGCCTACGTCAACGCGAGCACGCCGTACACGCTGCCCGCTGGCACGCAGAAGGTGGGCGTGTGGGTCAACGGAGACGGCAAGGGCGCCTGGCTGCGCGCCGAACTCCGGGACGCGTCGAACGTCGCGTCCATTGTGGACTTGACACTTGCGGTGGACTGGACCGGCTGGCGCTACGTCGAAGGCAGCCTGCCCGCCGGGCTGCCGTCGGGTCAGCGGCTCACCCGGTTCTACGCCGTGGAGAACGTGCCTGACCAGCAGTACGAGGGCAGGCTGGTGTTCGACGACCTGACGCTGAAGGTGGCGCCGTCGGCGGAGGTGCCCGGCGATCCGGCCGAACGCGACCCCGCGGTGCTCACCGACGGCTCGCTCGGCGACGGCGGGCTCAAGGTCGCCGTGGTCAGCGACGCGCAGTTCACCGCCGACGCGCCCACCGGCCCGCTGGTCGCGCAGGCCCGCCGCACGCTGCGTGAGGCGGTGGCGGCGAAACCGGACGTGGTGGTGATCAACGGCGACTTCGTCGACCGCGGCCTCGCCGCCGACTTCGATCTGGCGCGGCAGATCATCACCGAGGAACTCGACGGCCGGGTGCCCTGGTACTACGTGCCCGGCAACCACGAGGCCGACGGTGGCAAGGGGCTGGCCGAGTTCCAGGCGGAGTTCGGTGCACCGCAACGCGTCGTGGACCTCAACGGGGTCCGGATGGTGCTGCTCGACTCGTCACGCGGCAGCCTGCGTGCCGGTGGTTTCGACCAGGTGCGGATGCTGCGTGAAGCGCTCGACGGCGCCGAAACCGACGCTGCGGTGCGCGGGGTGGTCGTGGCCATGCACCACCCGACGCGCGACCCGAGCCCGACCGGCAACTCGCAGCTGGCCGACGGCAAGGAGGCAGACCTCCTGCGCACCTGGCTGACCGGGTTCGAGGAGCGCTCCGGCAAGCCCGCCGCCGCCATCGCCTCGCACGCCGGCGTGTTCAACGTGTCCAGAGTGGACGGTGTGCCGTACCTGATCAACGGCAACGCGGGCAAGGCACCGGCGGCGGCACCCGGCGACGGCGGGTTCACCGGCTGGACCATGGTGCGGCTGGGCTCCGGGGTGGAGATCCAGACCCGGCCGCACGTGGACGAGCTGACCCTGACCGCGCCCGCGTCGGTGAAGATCGGTACCAAGGCGGCGGTTTTCGGTACGGTGAACCAGGGTGGGCGGGCCGTTCCGGTGGCCTACCCGGTCAGCGCCGACTGGATCGGCGGTACCGGCACCCACGTCGGCGGTGGCCCCGCCGGTGGCGCGGTCGCTGCCTTCGACCCGTCGACGGGGCTGCTCACCGGGTTGCGCCCGGGGTCGGCGGAACTGACGCTGGAGGTCAACGGGGTGCGCCGCACGGTCACCATCCCGGTAACGCTGTGAGGTGAGGGCCGTCGAACTCGTGCCGATGACCGAGGAGGAGTTCACGGCCTACCGCGAGCACGTGATCGTCGCGTACGCCGAAGCGAAGGTGCACGCCGGGAACTGGCCGGCCCAGGACGCACGGCGGCTGTCCGAGGAAGCCCATGAGCAGCTGCTGCCCGCCGGGCTGGTGACCTCGGTGAACCACATCTACACCGCGCGCGACGGCGGCCGCGTCGTCGGCACGCTGTGGTTCGCCGAGCGCGACGGCGAGAGCGGGCGGCTGGCCTACCTCTACAACATCGAGGTGCACCGCGAGCAGCGCGGGAAGGGCTACGGCAAGGCGATGATGGCCGCGCTC
Coding sequences within:
- a CDS encoding GNAT family N-acetyltransferase, which encodes MRAVELVPMTEEEFTAYREHVIVAYAEAKVHAGNWPAQDARRLSEEAHEQLLPAGLVTSVNHIYTARDGGRVVGTLWFAERDGESGRLAYLYNIEVHREQRGKGYGKAMMAALEDEVAKLGLDTIQLHVFGDNTTARSLYAGAGYAETNVVMSKRLR
- a CDS encoding phosphodiester glycosidase family protein, producing MPPVVAAADPLAAPLGPVPAESAPAASSSGEATARVAAAAPDDGLVTGSATSEVAPGLSLTQFDRFDPLGWIRGDTLEVDLATGSLKPAYLNPGAVAARAPLSEQVAAAGAVAGVNGDFFDINATGAPLGVGIGGGQLHTAPAQGHNFTAAITAEGKARLASVFLDATVTLPGGPIKATNFNGAVLAKDGIGVYTPLWGSASRKTSVAGAAKVLEVELRDGKVAQLRPQPVDGPIAAGSTILLARDAGVDALAGLAVGDPVSVAYAPRSDAGELAVAVGGNKVLLADGQLQPVDTVAMHPRTAVGFSADGSRMWLSTVDGRQADSRGMTELELARHMQSLGADDAINLDGGGSSTLLAREEGDVAASVRNSPSDGGERTVPNGLGFATTPGSGKLTGFAPHPEQESENADRVLPGLSRRLVAGGHDESGAAVGVKPIWRSSRGIVRDGVFVATPGERATVEVEASYRGTRGSTELTVLGEPVRLGTSTEQVALSGAGASGDFQVYGYDADGYGTWLEPSDVQLEFDQSVVRVEPDGDRFAVTALVPAGATVVTAKAAGLVTHFVISVGSEPRLLSPLDGPAGWTASVYPAVVGAVLSEGDGRDGGRGLALDYRLTGTTATRAAYVNASTPYTLPAGTQKVGVWVNGDGKGAWLRAELRDASNVASIVDLTLAVDWTGWRYVEGSLPAGLPSGQRLTRFYAVENVPDQQYEGRLVFDDLTLKVAPSAEVPGDPAERDPAVLTDGSLGDGGLKVAVVSDAQFTADAPTGPLVAQARRTLREAVAAKPDVVVINGDFVDRGLAADFDLARQIITEELDGRVPWYYVPGNHEADGGKGLAEFQAEFGAPQRVVDLNGVRMVLLDSSRGSLRAGGFDQVRMLREALDGAETDAAVRGVVVAMHHPTRDPSPTGNSQLADGKEADLLRTWLTGFEERSGKPAAAIASHAGVFNVSRVDGVPYLINGNAGKAPAAAPGDGGFTGWTMVRLGSGVEIQTRPHVDELTLTAPASVKIGTKAAVFGTVNQGGRAVPVAYPVSADWIGGTGTHVGGGPAGGAVAAFDPSTGLLTGLRPGSAELTLEVNGVRRTVTIPVTL